In Conger conger chromosome 5, fConCon1.1, whole genome shotgun sequence, the DNA window gtgtatgtatgtgtttaatgtgtatgtgtgtatgtttaatgtgtgtgtttatgtttgtgtgtttaatgtgtatgtgtgtgtgtgtgtgtgtgtttaatgtgtgtgtgtgtgtttatgtttgtgtgtttaatgtgtgtgtatgtgtgtatgtgtgtgtttaatgtgtgtgtgtgtgtgtttatgtttgtgtgtttaatgtgtgtgtgtatgtgtgtatgtgtgtgtttaatgtgtatgtgtgtgtgtttatgtttgtgtgtttaatgtgtgtgtgtgtgtgtgtgtgtttaatgtgtgtgtgtgtttaatgtgtgtgtgtgtgtgtttaatgtgtgtaatgtgctgccccctgcaggcggTGCTGTGTGGGTGCAGCTCGTCGAGGTGGCTGAGCTGTTTCCTGGCCCGACGGAGGGTGGTGAGTGGGCTGTACCTGGAGGACTTTGACCAGGTGGACCAGGTGCACCAGCACCTCATACAGCTGTACCGCAGCGCCCCCCAGCTGCTGCCTGACCTGCTGCAGGTCGACGAGATCCGGCTCTTCACCGACGTGCTCCTGCCCGAGGTGTGTCCAATCAGCACTGAGCGAGGCCTGCTCTCAGCCAACCGGCGCTGAGCGAGGCCTGCTCTCAGCCAATTGGGACTAAGCTtgcctgtgtctgtgcgagtgCTGAATAAAGCAGGTTTGTCATGATTAGTCGAATCTGGAATCACTCGATGACAAAAACTgatcagaattattatttttattttttattttttgcctcaAAGCTTCATTCAGTCACGGCAGCACAGGCGGAGTTCAGCCCCAGTAAAAAGGCAAAGAATTCGTAAAGTCTGCgatcatttcacacacactttcacaagtTATACTTACACCGCTTCGGTAAAGCTGAGCTTTTTCCCCACAAAAGCACAACGTCAGTGTTGCAACGTCTATGCGAAAGAGAAAGCATACATTCACAGAGGCAACAGATATCGAGAGGTGAGTTTATCCCCCTAGCATCAGCTAACTAGCTACCGAAGTTGGGTCAGTGTAACATGAAAGCAACACTGTTCAAAAGATTCACGCTTTGACAACTTACCGGTGATGTGACAAGATATCAAAACAATCCATGTTTCTCTGGTATATCGCAGATATAATCTCAGATAAAGTTAACTCGAAACTGAACGTAGCTAtcgtgtttttggtttttttgttatACAACGGAGACTGGGCGACTCAACTTCGCTGAATTGACCGACAGTAATACGAGGGTTGAGTTTGAAAGTCATGGTAACGTTTTGCTTGATTTTGGCCGTTTTGTCTCCAGAGCAGTTGTACCTGCGGAAACACGCAAAGAAGCCTACCGTGGGTGTAATATGACCGAAAACTCAAACTCTACTACCTCTGGGGATTTACACGCTAATCCGGCGTGAATGCCGCGATTCTGTTAGGTTGCATGTTGTTTTTACGTTTTGCTTCATAAAATTCGATCCTTACAGCTAGTTGTATAACGTTACTCTACTACTGTAACCTAAACTCACTGtcttccgaacaccaagttaactcaccatgttccgaactgTGCAAGTTTAATGACGAATAACTGGACGCTTTATGAAATTGATATGCGATCAATTTCAGCGTACAGTGGCAATAATCCACGGATTTATATTAAGTGATTGAAGTAAATGAGATTTTTGAATGGGAAAATATTTATGACACAGGGGCGTGGCTTTGGTCCAGTTTACATCAagcaaagtgttttagtgtctgaaatcgtcaataagcaaccatatcTATAAACCACATTGCTTTATAGTTATGGttaggaaaggaaaaaaagtacCGTTGAACGGACGTTAAACCCACTTGCCCGTCTTCTGTTCGGAGCACAGTGAGGTTACGGTAGCTATTGGAATATAGCCGTCATTTTACTGCCAATACAAAACCTACAGTTATTCTCAAACGGTGTTTGTCGTGGTGCGATTCACGATTCATCTCATGGCAACAAAAAAGAAGCGGTAGCTGTATGCAGAGCTACTTGAATGTGCATTGACCTTGTCAAATAAACTAATACATAaaattctctctttcttccttccccctctctttctctctgtctctccctttctctctctaggCTCTGATCTCTGCCATCGCAGCGGTTGAGAACGTGTCTCTGAAGCAGGCAGAAAGTAAATACTTAAAGGGTTCTCGCAAAAGTAAaaggtatgtgcgtgtgcgtgtgcgtgtgtgtgtgtgtgtagttttagcagcagcattgtgtgtgtaaaattTATGTGTGTAGTTTTAGCagcagcattgtgtgtgtgtgtgtgtatgtatgtatgtatgtgtagtttTAGCagcagcattgtgtgtgtgattgtgtgtatataagtgtgtttgtgtgtttcagggagagACAGGAGTTTGACCTGATGATTGAGCAGCAGTTGAAGGCAGAAGCAAAACCACAACCCCACAGAGCCCAGGAGGAGCTcacttgaacacacacacacacacactcgcacacacacacacacactcgcgcacacacactcacacacacactcgcacactcacacacatacacacactcgcacacacacacacacactcgcgcacacacacacacacacacacacacgcatacacacacgcacgcatacacacactcacacacacgcatacacacacgcatacacacacacacacacacactcgcgcacacacacacacacacacacacacacacacgcatacacactcacacacacgcatacacacacacacacacacacacacacacgcatacacacacacacacacacacacacgcacgcatacacacactcacacacacgcatacacacactcacacactcacacacgcatacacacactcacacacacacatacacgcatatacacacgcatacacacagacacacactcaccctcatacacacacacactcacacacgtatacacactcacacacacacacacacacacacacacacacacacacacacacacacacacactctaggTATGCCATTGCGTTGGGTCTTTTGTGTGCTGTCAAAAAAAGATGGTCAACTTTCACTTTGTTTCCTCTGCAGCGAGCCGCAGTGAGCAGTGCCTTTCCTGTGTGTAACTGGTGCATCTGTACTGTAACCAGACGTGTTCAAGATGGCAAACGTTAAAGTTCACCAATGTTCACCAACATATTgcaatttccaatttctttcTGTTTACCACAAACTTTAGTGAACTTTAGCTAACGGTGTGAAAAGGTAGTgcagcaaaatggctgctgatgggggaAAGGACGAGAGAATGAAATTAGACAATTATTTAGCTGTTATAATCCATGCTAATCAATGTCTTATGTGTTCTTCCCTTTAAAAATGAATCGCAGGAAAGCAATGAATCAGCGTGCTGGCTTTATTAGACCTATAGTCGTGagcatttgtattaaaaatgctttgctGGAGAACTAAATGgcatgttcatttaaaatcgttcaacactAACTGCTGCAAACGTGATCCGGCACAAACATCCGGGTCTTGAACAGCTGTCCCCATAACTTTTTTATGTCATGCAAAAATTAGTACTATATTGTTGTAAttgaaaaaagtttatttttaaataaaaagtgtttttcacattttaactcTAATGTATTTGCCCTTAATTTTACACACAGTGATGCACTTCAGCCAAGGTTGTGCATGTTGGCCAGGGGAGTCTGGcctcctagtggctaaggtacatgactaggacagcctgtagcctagtggctaaggtacatgactgggacagcctgtagcctagtggttaaggtacatgactgggacagcctgtagcctagtggctaaggtacatgactgggactgcctgtagtctagtgactaaggtacatgactgggactgcctgtagtctagtgactaaggtacatgactggggcagcctgtagcctagtggctaaggtacatgactggggctgcctgtagcctagtggctaaggtacatgactgggacagcctgtagcctagtggctaaggtacatgactggggcagcctgtagcctagtggctaaggtacatgactggggcagcctgtagcctagtggctaagatacatgactgggacagcctgtagcctagtggctaaggtacatgactgggacagcctgtagcctagtggctaaggtacatgactggggaagcctgttgcctagtggctaaggtacatgactgggacctggaaggttggtggttccagccccagtgcagccaaaataagatctgcacagctgttgggcccttgagtaaggcccttaactccacattgctccagaggggattgtccgCTGTTAAGTCTAATGAACAGTCagttgcttcggataaaagtgtcagataaataactaattattctgattattttattttaagcccGTGTTCTGTGTTCCCCAGAGTCTCCCGGTGATGTGATAGTATTTTGTAGCTGCGTCCATGTGGAGTAAAATCCCCTTCAATTCATTCtcaggtttattttttttggagggaGGTTATATTCTTCCCCACCAGATGGCAGCGTTGTGGTTTTCACGGGAGGCGTGAAAGTGAAGTGACAGTGAAGCTGGTGAATAAGGGTGTGCTCTCTGGGTGCGTATCCTCTCTTGTGGTGGGCCAGGTGGACAGGAAGCATCACCTTCCACAATAAGAGGCCATGTTTTCAGGTATTTTCACAAATTTAGATtcattgcattattattattattacgttaTGAATTTTGACACTTTAAAGAAAGCCTCACCGATGTCTGTGGTCACAGTGTTAATGAAATGGCGTTTAATTATCACCCACACTGCGTGCTGCCAGGACGTAGGATTCCTTTCAAGCGCCTTGTCTTGCGTTGTGAGACATGAAGTGTGGCCGCGCTAGTGTAGCAATTACTGCGTGTGAGAATCTGGGGGGTGATGTGTCTCTCTGGCTCCCCCAAACCTGCATTCCCGTGGTCCAGACTTCCTGTTTGAGCCTCTGCAGTGCTCTGTAGTTGGCAGGGCGGAGCCTGGTTGGAATGTGGGTGGGGTCTCTGAGACCGAGTGGGCGGAGCCCGGTCGGAATGTGGGTGGGGTCTCTGAGACCAAGTGGGCGGAGCCTGGTCAGAATGTGGGTGGAGTGCAGTGTCACATCACGGTCAGGAAGGTCATTATGGGATGTCTGAAATGAACAGATTTTTTGATGTTCTTGCATACTCAGCAGTTAAGCTCATGAGAACGTGTGCAAACTGACACAGTTTGCCTGGATCTCTGAGCTGCTTCCGTCTCCAGGTGCCTGCTGGGTGGGAGGcctgcacctctccccaaccCCCCTTCATACAGGAGGATCATGAGAGCAACCGCTCACATATTAATACATCATTTAACAGATTTTACATTTAGAATAtatctccatccctctctctctttctcactccctcgctttctctccctctgtccctctccctttctctgtatGATGCCGTGAGCCTGTCTTTCTGTGGATACTGTGTGTTCAGCATTATAACACTTAAAAAGTTTGGGGAAAGTCCGTTTTTTAAAGAGGGGCTCAAAATTGCTAAACTCAcctgaaacccccccccaaaaaaagacgTATGCAGAAGGCTTCTGGGTAATCTGTCAAAGAGTTGGCGGCTAACGAGCCCGGTAAGGAGCGCACTGAGATAAGAAAAGGAGGATAATGAATCGGTCTCCCATCCTGCTGGGGTGTCCGTGGCAGTGGGAAGTCAGAATTTATCACTTCATCTTGTATTTCCCCTCTTCCTCCGGTTCCCTCTGCTGCAGTGGAccccaccctgttcctggagatctaccatcctgcaggatttcactccaaccctaacaaagccacacctcatccaacagctagagcagggctgcccgaccctgttcctggagatctaccgtcctgtaggttaatgtgaaaacctacagggcagtaTCCAAACAATGATCCAAggcatacctcgaaatcaaccatgaagtacctccaggaaagacggattaaggttttggaatggccaccacagtccccagacttgaatattattgaaaatctgtggagggatctcaaacatgcagtacatgcaaggaggccaaataatatttctgagctagaggtgttctgctagGAAGAAtttggaaaaattccaaaagaacTGAAAggctcttagctggctacaggaagcctttacaagctgttatagttgcccgggGAGGAGCTACTGACTGACAGGGTGCCCAAGGCAaagggccttttttattttggttgctTTGTAATTTAAAGAGATGTGTCGTGTTTAACGCTGTACTATTTAGAGGTCCGGTTCGCTTTCTGTTCACttggatattaattgtaaaaggctttgaCCCGGGGTGCCCGACTGCAGGGATGTGGGATgagatgtgttctgtgtgcgTCACGCTGAGCGGTTGTCCGAGTGCTGTTagacaaaaacaataaacaaacggCACCTCTGTTCCTTCAGGGTCAGCGCTGTCTCCACGGAAACGGACAGCACAAGAGGTGTCGCTGAGGTGCTCGGCTcaaagacaggaagtgaggtcacggCCCCTTCTCTCCGCACCAGTCGGCCACTCCGCTGCTGTCCTCTTCGGTCGTCCTCACAGCTCAAGGTGAAACCGCAAAGTATACAAGCCTCTGCCGCTCTGCCCCACAGAGACATTCTCCACAGGTGAGGAACTTTCTGCCCTGCCGAGAAACATTCTCTGCAGGAGAGCAACTTTCTGCCCTGCCGAGAAACATTCTCCGCAGGAGAGCAACTTTCTGCCCTGCTGAGAAACATTCTCTGCAGGAGAGCAACTTTCTGCCCTGCTGAGAAACATTTTCCACAGGAAAGCAACTTTCTCCCTGGCAGAGAGACATTTTCCACAGGATAGCAGCTTTCTCCACAGCAGAGGAATATTTTCTAAAGGAGAGCAACATTCTCCCTGGCAGAGAAACATTCTCCACAGGAGAGCAACATTCTACCCAGCAGAGAGACATTCTCCacaggaaagtaacattgtcaCAACAGTTTTATTGAAAGAGGCTGAAAGTGGAGTGATGCTCTGCCCTCAGAGAGAAGTGGGCAGATGTTTGTGACAAGGGCCTGGGCATCGGGGCCTGGGCATCGGGGCCTGGGCATCGGGGCGTGGGCATCGGGGCGTGGGCATCGGGGCGTGAGCATCGGGGCCTGGGCATCGGGGCCTGGGCATCGGGGCGTGGGCATCGGGGCGTGGGGATCGGGGCGTGGGCATCGGGGCGTGGGCATAGGGGCGTGGGCATAGGGGCGTGGGCATCGGGGCGTGGGCATCGGGGCGTGGGGATCGGGGCGTGGGGATCGGGGCGTGGGCATCGGGGCCTGGGCATCGGGGCCTGGGCATCGGGGCGTGGGCATCGGGGCGTGAGGATCGGGGCGTAGGGATCGGGGCGTGGGCATCGGGGCGTGGGCATCGGGGCCTGGGCATCGGGGCCTGGGCATCGGGGCGTGGGCATTGGGGCGTGGGGATCGGGGCGTGGGCATCGGGGCGTGGGCATAGGGGCGTGGGCATAGGGGCGTGGGCATCGGGGCGTGGGCATCGGGGCGTGGGGATCGCGGCGTGGGCATCGGGGCCTGGGCATCGGGGCGTGGGCATCGGGGCGTGGGCATCGGGGCCTGGGCATCGGGGCGTGGGCATCGGGGCGTGAGGATCGGGGCGTAGGGATCGGGGCGTGGGCATCGGGGCGTGGGCATCGGGGCGTGGGGATCGGGGCGTAGGGATCGGGGCGTGGGCATAGGGGAACGCACTGGAGCAGCTTTCAGCCTGAATGTGTGACTGAGGCTGAAGAGCAGAGACAGTGTTCTGTTATATACCGCCCAGAGGTCAGAGCCACATCGCCATGGTGattattcatttgaaagaaGGGCTTTCACACAGGGCTCATTAAGTCCTGCGATAAAAACTCACtcataaaacaacagaaataatgCAGCCTGTGATTGAGGAAGTCCTCTGTAACCTCTACTGTCCCCACACTACACTGTCTACTGCCCCCACACTACACTGCCTACTGTCCCCACACTACactgcctactgcccccgcacTACACTGTCTACTGCCCCCACACTACACTGTCTACTGTCCCCACACTACACTGTCTACTGTCCCCACACTACACTGTCTACTGCCCCCACACTACACTGCCTACTGTCCCCACACTACactgcctactgcccccgcacTACACTGTCTACTGTCCCCACACTACACTGCCTACTGCCCCCACACTACACTGTCTACTGCCCCCACACTACACTGCCTACTGTCCTCCCACTACACTGTCTACTGCCACCACACTACACTGTCTACTGCCCCCACACTACACTGTCTACTGCCCCCACACTACACTGCCTACTGCCCCCACACTACACTGCCTACTGCCCCCACACTACACTGTCTACTGCCCCCACACTACACTGTCTACTGCCCCCACACTACACTGCCTACTGTCCCCACACTACACTGCCTACTGTCACCACACTACACTGTCTACTGCCCCCACACTACACTGTCTACTGCCCCCACACTACACTGTCTACTGTCCCCACACTACACTGCCTACTGTCCCCACACTACACTGCCTACTGTCCCCACACTACACTGCCTACTGTCCCCACACGGTCCCTCACCTCTTTCTTTAGCGGCTGATTTAAACGAGGTTCTTTGCTTTCATTATCAGGCATTACCTTCACTTCCCCTCTCCACTGGGTCTATTGGCATAACTGCACAATCATGGCATTAATATTGTCGTCATAACAACAGAAGCATTCAATGTGAACGAGCACAATGGagccattttcacacacacacacacacacacacacacacacacggtcacacacacacagtgacacacacacacacacacacacagtcacatacacacagacacagacacacacacggtcacacacacacagtgacacacacacacacacacacacacacagtcacatacacacagacacacacacacacatacacagtcacatacacacggtcacacacacacacgcagtcacacacacacggtcacacacacacagtcatatagtcacacacacagtcacacacacacggacacacacagtaacacacgcacactcatacatacacacagtcacatatatacagttgcaatcaaaattattcaacccccattgcacattaggtttattggcaaaatatacaatttcttattgtatatatacaaaaaatatatacaatttatatACAATAATTTTGAGGCTGCAGTAGTGAttaaaagtatcattttgtgttgaatgtggataaaaacccttgtaatattttgtaatgttatgtttcattgaactacttaaagagttcttgtgtaatttgtttattgcaaacagctgagaaattgtatattttgccaataaacctaatgtgcaatgggggttgattttgattgcaactgtacagtcacacacacacacacacacacacacacacacacacacacacagtcacacacacacagagaacagttCTGTTctcatataattattttacttataATTTTTCCAGCACTAAGAGAACATGAAGGGGCATGAAGCAGCAGGTTTTAGCCTGTATTGTTCAGTCTCTAATATTGTTGAGTCTGTGTAAAGGTAAGCAGACCTGGACTGCTTTTGTTATGACAAAATATGAAATTTTGGGGGTGaaagaatattttttatgaacTCCCAGATAGATGCTATTGTCCAATGTGTCTCTCCAGTGAGATTTCATGAGTCATCTTTAATCTGTTGTGTTTCGAGGTGTTTTGTTTATAAGTGTGCTGTAGCACAAATTAACCTTCCTTCATGAGTGTTTCCAGTATCAGGAAAAGGAGGTAAATATAAAAGGGAGGCTGTTTCCAAGGCAATATCAGTGCTTGTTTTGTAAACACTGACAGTCGATAAACAGTCTTAAAGAAGGTTTGAATATTCAGCTGTGGAATGATGTTTTCTCCAGCCAGGGGTAGCCTACTGTTAGCTGAGACGTCCCTCTTATCAAAATGGCACAAACGGGGCTGTGACCATTGGTTAATATTCAACATGTCTTCACTTCATTTGATTCAGGTACCCCTCAATCACCATACAGGGGACAGTCTGTAGCGTAGTTacggtacgtgactgggacccggacggTTGGTGGATCAAGCCCCCGGTGTCGtccagtaagatccgcacagcttcTATCAGGTACCCCTCAATCACCATCAGTCTCTATCAGGTACCCCTCAATCACCATCAGTCTCTATCAGGTACCCCTCAATCACCACCAATCTGTATCAGGTACCCCTCAATCACCACCAATCTGTATCAGGGACCCCTCAATCACCACCAATCTGTATCAGGGACCCCTCAATCACCATCAGTCTGTATCAGGTACCCCTCAATCACCACCAATCTGTATCAGGGACCCCTCAATCACCATCAGTCTGTATCAGGTACCCCTCAATCACCATCAGTCTGTATCAGGTACCCCTCAATCACCATCAGTCTCTATCAGGTACCTCTCAATCACCATCAGTCTCTATCAGGTACCCCTCAATCACCATCAGTCTCTATCAGGTACCCCTCAATCACCATCAGTCTCTATCAGGTACCCCTCAATCACCATCAGTCTCTATCAGGTACCCCTCAATCACCACCAATCTGTATCAGGTACCTCTCAATCACCATCAGTCTCTATCAGGTACCTCTCAATCACCATCAGTCTCTATCAGGTACCCCTCAATCACCACCAATCTGTATCAGGGACCCCTCAATCACCATCAGTCTCTATCAGGTACCCCTCAATCACCACCAATCTGTATCAGGGACCCCTCAATCACCATCAGTCTCTATCAGGTACCCCTCAATCACCACCAATCTGTATCAGGTACCCCTCAATCACAATCAGTCTCTATCAGGTACCCCTCAATCACCATCAGTCTCTATCAGGTACCCCTCAATCACCATCAGTCTCTATCAGGTACCTCTCAATCACCACCAATCTGTATCAGGGACCCCTCAATCACCATCAGTCTGTATCAGGTACCCCTCAATCACCATCAATCTGTATCAGGTACCCCTCAATCACCATCAGTCTCTATCAGGTACCTCTCAATCACCATCAATCTGTATCAGGTACCCCTCAATCACCATCAGTCTCTATCAGGTACCCCTCAATCACCATCAGTCTGTATCAGGTACCCCTCAATCACCATCAATCTGTATCAGGTACCCCTCAATCACCATCAGTCTCTATCAGGTACCTCTCAATCACCATCAATCTGTATCAGGTACCCCTCAATCACCATCAGTCTCTATCAGGTACCCCTCAATCACCACCAATCTGTATCAGGGACCCCTCAATCACAATCAGCAATCCCACCAaaacacccattacattacattacattacatcacattacattacattattggcatttggcagacactcttatccagagcgacgtacagttgattagactaagcaggagacaattctcccctgcagcaatgcagggttaagggccttgctcaagggcccaacggttgtgcagatcttattgtggctacaccgggattagaaccaccgacctttttATGTAACCACTACCCAGATCGGGATCAAAAAAAGTGTCAATAAAAACAGCTTATTAAATATCATGAACCCCCTGGCCATATGCTTCATATTTCATATGCATTAGGAAACAAATGAAATTAAGGAGCGTATCCCTCCCAGTAGCCCTGTAAACTAGACCCCTGTCTTTGATTGATTGTGCCTGCCCTCATTAAAAGaagacctctctctcacactcctcatTAGCATTGTTTATGTTGGGCGTTGAGGGCTCTCAGCCCTGCATTCATACTCAATGCACAGTatcttaacattttttttttttttatctcctaATTAACTTCTGAAGATCTGCAGCAATATTCTGACAGCAGGAATGTATCAGAGCAGCTTCAGTGTTCTGTGTACGCGTAGCGTGTAACTGTGCACCTGTAGACTCAGaccaggtgtgtctgtgcacctgtAGACTCCGaccaggtgtgtctgtgcacctgtAGACTCCGaccaggtgtgtctgtgcacctgtAGACTCCGACCAGGTGTGTCTGCACCTGTAGACTCAGaccaggtgtgtctgtgcacctgtAGACTCCGaccaggtgtgtctgtgcacctgtAGACTCAGaccaggtgtgtctgtgcacctgtAGACTCAGaccaggtgtgtctgtgcacctgtAGACTCAGaccaggtgtgtctgtgcacctgtAGACTCCGaccaggtgtgtctgtgcacctgtAGACTCAGaccaggtgtgtctgtgcacctgtAGACTCAGaccaggtgtgtctgtgcacctgtAGACTCAGaccaggtgtgtctgtgcacctgtAGACTCAGACCAGGTGTGGCTGTACACCTGTAGACTCAGaccaggtgtgtctgtgcacctgtAGACTCAGaccaggtgtgtctgtgcacctgtAGACTCCGaccaggtgtgtctgtgcacctgtAGACTCCGaccaggtgtgtctgtgcacctgtAGACTCAGaccaggtgtgtctgtgcacctgtAGACTCCGACCAGGTGTGTCTGCACCTGTAGACTCAGaccaggtgtgtctgtgcacctgtAGACTCCGaccaggtgtgtctgtgcacctgtAGACTCAGaccaggtgtgtctgtgcacctgtAGACTCCGACCAGGTGTGTCTGCACCTGTAGACTCAGaccaggtgtgtctgtgcacctgtAGACTCAGACCAGGTGTAACTGTGCACCTGTAGACTCCGaccaggtgtgtctgtgcacctgtAGACTCAGaccaggtgtgtctgtgcacctgtAGACTCCGaccaggtgtgtctgtgcacctgtAGACTCAGaccaggtgtgtctgtgcacctgtAGACTCAGaccaggtgtgtctgtgcacctgtAGACTCAGaccaggtgtgtctgtgcacctgtAGACTCCGACCAGGTGTGTCTGCACCTGTAGACTCAGaccaggtgtgtctgtgcacctgtAGACTCAGACCAGGTGTAACTGTGCACCTGTAGACTCCGaccaggtgtgtctgtgcacctgtAGACTCAGaccaggtgtgtctgtgcacctgtAGACTCCGaccaggtgtgtctgtgcacctgtAGACTCAGaccaggtgtgtctgtgcacctgtAGACTCAGACCGAGTGTGGCTGTAGCAGAAATGTGTCAGAGCAGATTCAGTGTTCTGTGCACACAAAGCATACTCCTGTA includes these proteins:
- the LOC133129011 gene encoding uncharacterized protein LOC133129011, producing MPTPRSLRPDPHAPMPTPRCPRPDPYAPILTPRCPRPDAQAPMPTPRCPRPDAQAPMPTPRSPRPDAHAPMPTPLCPRPYAHAPMPTPRSPRPNAHAPMPRPRCPGPDAHAPMPTPRSLRPDPHAPMPTPRCPGPDAQAPMPTPRSPRPDPHAPMPTPRCPRPYAHAPMPTPRCPRPDPHAPMPTPRCPGPDAQAPMLTPRCPRPDAHAPMPRPRCPGPDAQALHSDNRSA